A window of Streptomyces sp. SAI-127 contains these coding sequences:
- a CDS encoding zinc-binding dehydrogenase, whose protein sequence is MFAVYAARIDRDNPLSGLELGERPAPQARPGWSVVDVKAASLNHHDLWSLRGVGLAEDKLPMILGCDAAGVDEDGNEVVLHSVIGQSGHGVGPKEPRSILTERYQGTFAEQVAVPTWNILPKPKELSFAEAACLPTAWLTAYRMLFTNAGVRPGDSVLVQGAGGGVATAAIVLGKAAGLRVFATSRDEAKRKRAVELGAVEALESGARLPQRVDAVIETVGAATWSHSVKSLKPGGTVVISGATSGDRPSHAELTRIFFLELKVVGSTMGTKDELEDLLAFCAATGVRPVIDEVLPMDRAREGFQRVESGEQFGKVVLTNG, encoded by the coding sequence ATGTTCGCTGTCTACGCCGCCCGGATCGACCGCGACAACCCGCTCTCGGGACTGGAGTTGGGGGAGCGCCCGGCCCCCCAGGCTCGCCCGGGTTGGAGCGTCGTCGACGTCAAGGCCGCTTCCCTCAATCACCATGACCTCTGGTCCTTGCGCGGCGTGGGCCTCGCAGAGGACAAGCTGCCGATGATCCTCGGCTGTGACGCCGCCGGTGTCGACGAGGACGGCAACGAGGTCGTCCTGCACTCCGTCATCGGGCAGAGCGGGCACGGTGTCGGCCCCAAGGAGCCCCGTTCCATCCTCACCGAGCGTTATCAGGGGACGTTCGCCGAGCAGGTTGCCGTGCCGACCTGGAACATCCTCCCCAAGCCGAAGGAGCTGTCCTTCGCGGAGGCCGCCTGTCTGCCCACGGCCTGGCTGACGGCGTATCGGATGCTCTTCACGAATGCCGGGGTCCGGCCCGGTGACTCCGTGCTGGTGCAGGGTGCCGGCGGCGGAGTCGCCACGGCCGCGATCGTGCTGGGGAAGGCCGCGGGGCTGCGGGTCTTCGCCACCAGCCGGGACGAGGCCAAGCGGAAGCGTGCGGTGGAGCTCGGGGCCGTGGAGGCGCTGGAGTCGGGCGCGCGGCTGCCGCAGCGGGTGGACGCCGTCATCGAGACGGTGGGCGCGGCCACGTGGTCGCACTCCGTGAAGTCGCTCAAGCCCGGCGGCACGGTGGTCATCTCCGGTGCCACGAGCGGCGACCGCCCCTCGCACGCCGAACTGACCCGGATCTTCTTCCTGGAACTCAAGGTCGTCGGCTCGACCATGGGGACCAAGGACGAGCTGGAGGACCTGCTCGCGTTCTGCGCGGCCACGGGTGTGCGGCCCGTGATCGACGAGGTGCTCCCGATGGACCGTGCGCGTGAGGGCTTTCAACGGGTGGAGTCCGGTGAGCAGTTCGGGAAGGTCGTGCTCACGAACGGCTGA
- a CDS encoding DUF4097 family beta strand repeat-containing protein, translating into MPEWSVTEPRKLTFDEPVRELHVRIVNGTVNVVGTDEGSARLEVSEIEGPPLVVTQEGETLTVAYEDLPWKGFLKWLDRKGWRRSAVVSLAVPADTRVEVGVVSAAAVVSGVRGPSVVKGVNGDTTLVRLSGPVRADTVSGNLEAQAVTGDLRFNSVSGDLTVVEGSGPSVRADSVSGSMIVDLDPEGPTEVRLTSVSGEIAIRLPQPADAEVEANTASGTISNAFDGLRVHGQWGAHKVTGRLGAGTGKLRATTVSGSIALLRRPPREDEEEPWETDPFVKDADTGAGPADAADPVHSEGGTSGDNPLSGPADDPDLTDDHDPTVDPTDDPTRAPADGTTDKKVL; encoded by the coding sequence ATGCCCGAGTGGTCCGTGACGGAGCCCAGGAAGCTCACCTTCGACGAGCCCGTACGCGAACTCCACGTGCGCATCGTCAACGGAACGGTGAACGTGGTGGGCACGGACGAAGGTTCCGCACGCCTGGAGGTGTCCGAGATCGAGGGACCGCCTCTGGTCGTCACCCAGGAGGGCGAGACCCTCACGGTGGCCTACGAGGACCTGCCCTGGAAGGGCTTCCTCAAGTGGCTCGACCGCAAGGGCTGGCGGCGCAGCGCGGTCGTCTCGCTGGCCGTGCCGGCCGACACCCGCGTCGAGGTGGGTGTGGTCAGCGCCGCGGCCGTCGTGTCGGGGGTGCGCGGCCCGTCAGTGGTGAAGGGGGTCAACGGCGACACGACCCTCGTCCGCCTCTCCGGTCCCGTCCGCGCCGACACCGTCTCGGGGAACCTCGAGGCGCAGGCCGTCACCGGTGACCTGCGGTTCAACTCCGTCTCCGGGGACCTCACCGTCGTGGAGGGTTCAGGCCCCTCGGTGCGGGCCGACTCGGTCAGCGGCTCGATGATCGTGGACCTCGATCCGGAGGGGCCCACCGAGGTCCGGCTGACCAGTGTCTCGGGTGAGATCGCCATCCGGCTCCCCCAGCCCGCGGACGCGGAGGTGGAGGCCAACACCGCGAGCGGGACGATCTCCAACGCCTTCGACGGCCTGCGCGTGCACGGCCAGTGGGGCGCCCACAAGGTCACCGGCCGCCTCGGCGCCGGCACCGGCAAGCTCCGCGCGACCACCGTCTCCGGCTCCATCGCCCTCCTGCGCCGCCCGCCCCGGGAGGACGAGGAGGAGCCGTGGGAGACGGATCCCTTCGTGAAGGACGCCGACACCGGTGCCGGACCGGCTGACGCCGCCGACCCGGTGCACAGCGAGGGCGGCACCTCGGGGGACAATCCCCTTTCCGGCCCGGCCGACGACCCCGACCTCACGGACGACCACGACCCCACGGTCGATCCGACGGACGACCCGACCCGCGCCCCGGCCGACGGCACGACCGACAAGAAGGTGCTCTGA
- a CDS encoding PadR family transcriptional regulator translates to MPPVFAHGRLRLYLLKLLDEAPRHGYEVIRLLEERFQGLYAPSAGTVYPRLAKLQAEGLVTHTTEGGRKVYAITDAGRAELADRSGELADLELEIRDSVAELAAEIRADVRGAAGDLRREMRAAATQARRGGGAKDGTGEHEGPFGDFTEYADKEAWRTAKEEMRRVKQEWKEQARRAKDESRRAREEAQRARRQAKEAQDRAREQAQEEVQRIAKRVQEQVQDHFARGDWPTGVREGLTELAKEFGEFGKDYGKEFGKDFGFGRGGAKSEKAEGTSPGPQYSHTPEDFPAEYEPAWAHEDSTGDPARDLDRLLDRFRDDIRDAARDHGITAEQLRDARRHLSTAAAHIGALLRAPKA, encoded by the coding sequence ATGCCTCCCGTCTTCGCCCACGGCCGCCTCCGTCTCTACCTGTTGAAGCTGCTGGACGAGGCCCCGCGCCACGGTTACGAGGTGATCCGGCTCCTGGAGGAGCGTTTCCAGGGCCTGTACGCCCCCTCGGCCGGCACCGTCTACCCCCGGCTGGCCAAGCTGCAGGCGGAGGGCCTGGTCACCCACACCACCGAGGGCGGCCGCAAGGTGTACGCCATCACGGACGCGGGCCGCGCCGAGCTGGCCGACCGCAGCGGTGAACTGGCCGACCTCGAGCTGGAGATCCGCGACTCGGTCGCCGAGCTCGCCGCCGAGATCCGGGCCGACGTGCGCGGCGCGGCGGGTGATCTGCGGCGCGAGATGCGGGCTGCCGCGACCCAGGCCCGCCGGGGCGGTGGCGCCAAGGACGGCACCGGTGAACACGAGGGCCCCTTCGGGGACTTCACGGAGTACGCCGACAAGGAGGCGTGGCGCACCGCCAAGGAGGAGATGCGCCGCGTCAAGCAGGAGTGGAAGGAGCAGGCCCGGCGCGCCAAGGACGAGAGCCGCCGCGCCCGCGAGGAGGCCCAGCGGGCCCGCCGCCAGGCCAAGGAGGCCCAGGACCGGGCCCGGGAGCAGGCGCAGGAGGAGGTGCAGCGCATCGCCAAGCGTGTACAGGAGCAGGTGCAGGACCATTTCGCGCGCGGCGACTGGCCTACGGGGGTGCGCGAGGGGCTGACCGAACTGGCCAAGGAGTTCGGCGAGTTCGGGAAGGACTACGGCAAGGAGTTCGGGAAGGACTTCGGCTTCGGCCGGGGCGGCGCGAAGTCCGAGAAGGCCGAAGGGACGTCCCCGGGCCCCCAGTACTCGCACACCCCGGAGGACTTTCCCGCCGAGTACGAACCCGCCTGGGCCCACGAGGACTCCACCGGCGATCCGGCCCGCGACCTGGACCGCCTGCTCGACCGCTTCCGCGACGACATCCGCGACGCGGCCCGCGACCACGGCATCACGGCCGAGCAGCTGCGCGACGCCCGCCGCCATCTGTCGACGGCGGCGGCCCACATAGGAGCACTGCTGCGAGCACCGAAGGCCTGA
- a CDS encoding HTH domain-containing protein, which yields MTEATDLAERAGDRDPRVGLRAVAALRRLLEQLESVQVRSARNQGWSWQEIAAELGVSRQAVHKKYGRH from the coding sequence ATGACCGAAGCAACGGATCTCGCCGAGCGCGCCGGTGATCGCGATCCCCGGGTCGGACTGCGTGCCGTCGCCGCACTGCGCAGGCTGCTGGAGCAGCTGGAGTCGGTGCAGGTGCGCAGTGCGCGCAATCAGGGCTGGTCGTGGCAGGAGATCGCCGCGGAACTCGGAGTGAGCAGGCAGGCCGTGCACAAGAAGTACGGGAGGCATTGA
- a CDS encoding DUF6104 family protein, which produces MYFTDRGIEELEKRRGEEEVTFEWLAEQLRTFVDLNPDFEVPVERLATWLARLDDEDDE; this is translated from the coding sequence ATGTACTTCACGGACCGTGGCATCGAGGAACTGGAGAAGCGGCGCGGCGAGGAGGAAGTCACCTTCGAGTGGCTCGCCGAGCAGCTGCGGACGTTCGTCGACCTCAATCCCGACTTCGAGGTGCCGGTGGAGCGGCTGGCCACGTGGCTGGCCCGGCTGGACGACGAGGACGACGAGTAG